The Xiphophorus couchianus chromosome 22, X_couchianus-1.0, whole genome shotgun sequence genome includes the window CCTTGGTGTAAAAGCTAAAAGCCTTCAGACTGGTGGGGTTTagtttttgtgcaaaacaaaaatgaaatgcattaatgctgcatgtaataaaaacacacacacacacacacacacacacacacacattgtagGTTCACTATTCTTAAATCACTTGGTTGCTCTGGTCATCAACACATCTTATTTGTACTGGTCTTCAGatagttgtatatttttatagagaaagacaggaaaacaaCTCCAGTATAGGTTAGGTTACATGTGATTCCTGCTGAATGGTCTGAAAACAGTGAATAACATTTACAAGGTGTGTAAAAGGATGTGTGCACAATCTGAAGCCTTTTTctactttaacaaaaaacatattttttatgttagaGGAAGGTTTCAGATTTGCTATTAAAATATATCAATGTTTGTAGTTGTATTGAGAccactgtattttattaagttactgtaaaagttgttttatacTCTTAGCTCAAAATACACCTCATAGTTTAATAACTATCAAAATGATAAACCTACACAGTACTATATAAATGTAAAGGTAATTACATTAGTTATGTAATTCAGAAAGGCTGGGGTAacaaaattgaattaaatgtcTCTCATTTATACATCAAAGTTAGTCAAACACATTTGGTGTGTAGGTAGTTTTAAAGTAACTGTTGCGAATGTTGACTAAAATAACTGGTGATACTTATACCAATGTGACATATGTGAAATGTACACAACATTTACAAGTGCACGGTTTGAACATTTTACCACCCACACTGGCACACTCTAAGTATATGATTACTCACTTAACCTTGTTCATTGTAACACCCTCACAAGCCACGGTTGTCAACAAGTTGAGTGGGGACTCTGGCTGACCTGTGCTCTCTGTGGCATCCAGACTGCCTGCTAGCTGCTCCAGGAGGCGGGCCCTGGCAGCATTTCTGCGATGTTTCTTCCCCTCGTAGTGCTGCTGGGCCATCAGAGGGTTGTTGAACCAGGCTCCGCACAGGCAGCAGTACTTCCCAGCCTCTCTGCCACCGTTTCCACTGAGCTCTGGCGTTGGCCAGGGTAAGGCAGGGGAAGTGTTGGGGTCTGTGGGCAGCGGGGTGGAAGGTGAGGAATctgaaggagaaagaaaaaaagggcaaaaattAAGAGCCGAGGAGGGAGTTCTAcaggattaaaaagaaaagaagggggAATAAAGGTGGATATTAATGTTCATTCAAATGCAAATTGAGCCCTAATGCAAAAATGATATGAATTGAAAAGATTTTCATTGAATTATTATGCTGGTATAAAATTTAATGCATTCATATTCACTCATGAAACAAGATGACATTGTTAATGCATGGTCCTGCGCACACTCATTTACGTTTACACAACGGTAGGTTGTACCGATCAAATTAGACTTTGTTGGCCAGATCTGTGCTAAGTGTCACCTTAGAGAGCCGAAGCAATCGGCACTCTGGGGTCCAATCTTTAAGAGCTGCCTTTCTGCTCACATTTACCATCCTACTAATCCTTtccatttcatctttttttcaacATCACCTTGTCTTGTCTGTCCTCTGAGGGAATAAAAAAGGGGAAATGGCAGACTTCCAGGTGACCTGCTACTCATGACACGACactggttaccatggtgattGTCCATTAATAGCCAACAGGCACTGATATGGCCACAGGACGTAGTAGTGGCTCTCACAGAAAAGATGGcatgtctgcgtgtgtgtgcgtgtgggtgttTGGGCAGCGGACTGAATATGTGATCCCTTGAgagaaagtgtgtgtttgtgtgctagAACGAAGATCCAGCACAGCCTGCTTGCATGTGTTAAGGTACAGTACGTGTACGAAAGACATCAACCCGGGAGGGGAGCTAGGTCCACAGCCAGACGGAGAGAGAAAGCTTATGATACCAGATGGTATCTCCAAATGTGCCAATTCACTATCCTGAATGAGTCAAAGACTTTAGAGTCAGACTGATCGTGACAGTAAACCTGCACTGTCTCACGTTGGtacattttatatcacaaaCAAAAGCCCACTCATGCATGGTTTTGAACCAGGATGAGTCACGTATTTAACTGCAACCACTAACAAATGAAGAGCATGCATGAATTTTTGACCACTGACCCCTGAGGTCAGCTACTGAGAGGATCTGTTCTATACGGTCCTGTGTTGACTAAACTCTAGCCCTGCAATCTGATTGGCTACTGATACCTTGATGTGTCTTCAGTCTCTGTTCACATAGTTACCGTATCTATGGCTGTGCCTCTGCTCATCGAACCCGCCACACCCACTCACATTCGCTTTGCTCATCTCTGCCATGCCACTCCATCTTCTCAGTAACTGAAACACAAACCTGTAACTATGTGGCTGTcgtgtctttttaaaatttttctctGATCCCGTGAAAGACGACGGGGGTCATCAAAGAACTGGACGATGTTTGTCTGTTTATGTGTGGCCATGCATGAGTGAAGTTCCTCAGCTCTGACAGCTTTGTGGAACAAGTACTGAGCAGAAatgaagagagagagatcaTCCAATGTAATTTCTCGTTCCCTGCCTTTGTTTTCCCACCATTTCCCCTTTTGACTGTGATCTCTGTACACTGGAGCAGAAGTAAGTGTTTTTCATGGAGAGGggcacagagagagagggagacagTGTGTGCAGGAAGTGCTCAATTGATGTGCACAGAGGAACAGACACAGGTATCTCTTCTCTACCTCTTTAGAGTTTCTACAGCATCtattgacttttctttttcttacttcAGTGAATGTTGGAGTCCAGGTTTCTAAGTAAATGCATCAGTCATTctgcttttgtgtgtttctgatgATCATGTAAGAGTATTCATGTTGTGATGCCCATGTACGGCCTGGCCTGTCAACTTGGCTGTGCGTCTTTTGCGCTGCACTCATCTCAGTGAGCTCACAAAGGCCAGCTTTGACTTTAATCTCTCCTGAAATCCTCTCCTTCTCTCCCAGGTCactcttcctctcttcttttgCTACTTCCCCTGTATCTTTTCCTCCAGGTCCCACTGtcataaaaagacagaaattccacagcagcagcagcacagaagTGACAGTTTTCCAAAGTAGGCCAAAGTTTAGCAGGAGCCACTTTGGGGGCTGATTATAATGTTCCATTTTGGAGCAATGGTGTGTTTACAGCTCTGTGAATTTTCCCTTTCACTCCAATTTGTATCACATTATGTAAAACTTCCTTGGAGATAACTCGCCAGAACacacatttaagaaaaagatACTCAAACACCCATGAACAAAGACTAGGAAGTAACTAGGAGATTATTTTACTTGGCAGAGATTTTGTATTGCTAATTATATGACCTTTTCAGTTTAGCCCTTTTTTTCACATGCCTCTCTAAATTTTAGACTTTAAGTAAATTTGCGGTAAACTTTCAACttggccaatcagcaaacattAAGAGAAGCAATGAAAgttgatgttgattttctgcagtGTTATAGAATTGTAGTCTATAGCGGACTACTAGAAATGGTAGTCTGCTGCCATTTCTAGTTTTAGAActggcagtggaggaagtgaatgaagccaTTCTGTCTGTGTTGGCCATGTTTCCAAatatattgaattaacattaacaaccACCTTGTTCAGATTGGCACTTCTCACttcgcagtggaggatggttgtttttACAGCACAGGCAATTTATGGTAAGTTTCTTTGCGTCGAACTGGCAAATTACATAGGTAATGGGCAAGCGCTAgaaattgggtaaaatttaaaacctcaacaaagTTCACGCCTCCAGGAATCAATCGTTTCTCAACAGCCAAGAGCCCAAACCCTCTGCATGGAGCAAAGTGTAGTGCAAGGcactggtttttaccaggctagttGCTTATCACCACCTAAGAAGTGTCACCAAATATATTACTAGCATAGAGACACTGAATGCCTGGAacttaaataattacttaatactCTGTTGCAGTCTTGGCACTTTGCAATATTCATGTTGTGTCCGGTGATATTGCAATAATGATACATTTATGATATATTTTACAGCACTATTGTAAAATAAGAAACTTTGAGGGAAAACAATAGCTAGTTTGTGTGGAAAAGTGctccaacatttattttcaaaggacAAAGTTTGTTGACTGCTAAGAGTGTGAATCTGTGTGTGGGTGCAATTCATGCTGCGAAACACAAATGTGTCTCTTTGGGAACCAGCCTCCCCCATCATTTTAACCTAATGATATAAATTGAAGGCTTGTGCCCTaaacatcaaaaaacattatgtgaaaatatttctgtactCCTTTCATTTTGTCCAATGTTGGAACCTGCTGCAGTCAGGGAGTAAGACCTATTTTGGGTACGCAGATAAAACAGACACAATCAGAAGAATAAGTCTGCAATCTGCACCCTAATGCATCCAGACTCTTCTAGCTCAGATCTTTGTCAATCACACAGGAAAGTCTAAGTGAAATGAgtacatgttttctttaaatgaagaCTTCTGACTGTGTTAGCTGAcaactggaaacaaaataaaactttttttccatgTGGAACACCCACCTCGAAGTGCCTTAAAAGTGGtcgcaaataaaaatgtactttttaatgggcagattttttttatattaaactaCTTTGTGGTGGAATTTAACTTAGTTCAAAATTTTTAAGGAGGTGAACCATGAACATAAACTGCAAGCATTTAAGTTTTAACCTGTAAATTGAACTCTTATTAAGGGTGAAGTTGCACAAAACTGCTTACTCCAGTctgttttactctgtttttagCAAACAGTCCCACAAATGCTCCAGAGATGCTTGGTTTTCCTGCTTCAGCAGTGCTGGTAGTTTGTTTGGagtgattacattttttggctTATTCTTGACCTTGTGCCTTGAGCTTTCAAAATGTTGCCTTTGGGCTCTCCTCTGCTATTGTgtcctgtttttctctttatttttatgtggaaTGTTTTGGCTGAGAGGTGCCTACAATGTACTATATCCATTCCTATACCTACATAAAAAATGagatatataattaaaaatgttatttttcttatgttatttattgaaaaattgtCATATATTGAGTCCATTTCAAGTTTTACACCATAGAAAGGATAAGGATCTGGGTTTTGGCCTTCAGCTTTCCGTTTCTTAATTCATATCCAGTCCTTGGAGGatttacaaacatgttttggttCAATGCCGTCTTAAAGGCTCCAGTTCTGCTTCAGCTTTAAGTTTCTTTTATACAGGTGGTCTCCCAGTTTCATCATGCACCATCAGATACTTGGTAGAACTCCTGGTAGCTAGCTCACCATCGTAGCATCCAAGTCTTGCTGGAGGAAACCATACCTGTAAAATGACACATCCACCTCTGTGCTTTCACAGTTGGTATGAAAACAACTCTCcgggtttgtttttgatgaggaaatgatgttaggacaaaatttaaagcttaaaaaaagtctattttgcATAATACCTCCTGTTTAAATATAAGAATTTCCCAGTTTGTTTCTGATCAGTAATTGCCTTTTGTCAGTATATCttagaattttttatttgtctttttattaattaatattgaATTTTTCAGTTCTAAAATCGAGTTGTCTATATTATTGCTAAAGTGATTTGCACAGATAACAACAAAGGTAAAATGCACCTGTGTTTCTAGGGCTGGTTATGGCTGTGGGTAGGTTTGGTGGTTCCCCAAGTACTAGGCGCACTCTCTTGGCGTGGGTTTTCCCTTGGTAGTGGGACTGGGCCACAATGGCGGAGGTGAAGAACATGTTGCACAAGGTACAGCACTTGTTTCTGTCTACTTCTGTTTCTGCACAGTCCTAGAAGAACAGAAGTGGGAAAGATGGTTAAAGGAAGCTAAATGGCACGGAAGGAAAATGGTAAATCTGGTGAAACATAAGAGAAAATAGTGCAGATGAAAGAGTAGCAGATAATAAAATAGGGAACAAAGAGAAATAACCTTTTCTCTCAACTCAGTAggttttctctctcacacaatCACACAAAGGCAAAAAGAGTGACGATCAAATATGCATCTGTCTCTCAGGGCTGAGATTGTGGTCTGGCCtctccactgctgctgctggttcatTACTAATGATGAGCCAGTGTTACTCCCCGTGGGAGACGGCGCAAGCTAAAAGACTAACTGTCTGACTGACACAaatgtgcaaacacacacaagttCATATCTTCACCAGACAAAGATAGACAGACATAAATATAAGCTTTGCTGTCATTAAAAATGCCCAAACgaagcaaaactgaaaatgttaacttgaaagaaaaatctataaattaaCAAGCAAATgagaaataacatgaaaaaaacaacaaaaaagtattgTATAATTCAATATAATTATCATATATTGAATTATATATGATTCAATATTTGAATCATATATATTGATTCATATATATGATTATATTACGCCAACTTAGGCCATCTTtgtctgaataaaatatttctctggGCACAGCACAGGGATAAAACGTGCGACCCATGTTCGGATGTCTTAGCTCTCTACAAGACTGTCACAGGTTCAAGTCCTGGCCTGGTGGAAGCGGATCTCTCTCAGGATCTGCTTtccactttcaaataaagggcactagagcaaaaaaaataaataaataaaaataaaataaatgtttgatgatcaaaaatatttagttgtgacaaaaaatcaaaaacaaaaaaactctgtGGAGGACAtgtttggaaacaaaatattacatgttcAAGCAAATAATTTCTTATCTAGTGTAGAGGATATTTTATTTAGACTGCTGCTCAAAGTCTACCCAACTGCTGTGCTCCCTGAATATGTGAAtatcataaaatgtttgaaacacaTTTGAAAGATTTTGTGTGTAATAATACCCtagtaaaaaatgaaacaagctGTATGTTTCCTTTTATAGTCTAAGAATTTTAGATGAATCTGTTTTGAGTGtcacctttctttctttctttttatccatctttgtatttttgtgttttactttctaggtattttttattctttgtttcatttttcttttatctgtctgctgtcaaagtgaaaaaacaaaacaaaacaaaaagatttttacaaGAAATTGCTGTTGCAATAAGTGAATACAGTAACAGTGTAGTCCCTTGAACATCATATTTGAATGAGTGGGTGAAAGCTGTGTGTCTctgaggatgtgtgtgtgtctctctcatGTCATCCCTGGTTAGCGTCACGGACAGTGATGTGAGAGATAAGGACACCTTTACCTTCCAGGCTTTCTCTCTTTcattctctctcttcttctcctttactctcttctctttcttttgtttttttttttgtcttgcctGCTTTCCCTTTGCTCTTAGCATTTCCTCCCCTGCATCCTCTCTCCCCCTCTGGGTCCCAGTCTCAGTGGCTCTGTGTGTTGTGGGATGAAATATTTATCTGTATTGGCAGGCCCTCTCCACCCCCTCCTCTCCCTGCCCTCTCCCGCCTTGCCTCTTCGCCTCCTCCATGCCCGTGCCTGCTGTGAACGACGTGTAAATGCGTGCCATCAACTGTCCTACGCCTCTCCCCTgcatcaataaaacaaactgaatttctCTCGCTGCTTTATATTCCCTTTTCCGTGACTTAAATGGCATATATAATAATTTGTGCAACTTTTCCCTATAATATATCTTTTCTGGCTTGTAGGTCCTAAAACAAAGGTAGGTCATAACGTTCATTTAcatagaaatatgtaaaaaaaaaaaaaaaaggtgtcaaagacaaaacagagcACAGAAAAGCTAAGAATGGAGCCaaaaatttgtttcaaacaaaagtaatgaaaCCCAAATCTCCAACTCAAATGTGAGATTAtaaagttaatatttatttggatAATCCTCCATGAGGATGGGGAAGTTAAGAAATGTTGATTGTAAACAGTATCTTGGAAGTCTAGCAAACTAGCaccttggtgtgtgtgtgtgtgtgtgtgtggggggggggggggggggggggggtgaagggggggggggggttggatGGGAGGGGTGCACATGTAGAATTTTTAATTCCAATTTTGCTATCTTTTAAAAAAGGTCAAACCAAGGACTTTGTTTGCAAATTAGCCTGTGGCTAGAAAATCTTCATACAAAACAATGGTTGCTTTGTTTCTATCACAACATTTCTCCCTGCTCTGTCGCTGATtaaataaacttgaactgaATTCAATACCTAGAAAATCAAATATGCTTTGTGGTG containing:
- the LOC114138468 gene encoding zinc finger matrin-type protein 4; amino-acid sequence: MKMKSVGVVDGGLFTESYCNICNAQLISESQRTAHYESKKHANKVRLFYMLHPEDGGPPSKRLRPDNPDCAETEVDRNKCCTLCNMFFTSAIVAQSHYQGKTHAKRVRLVLGEPPNLPTAITSPRNTDSSPSTPLPTDPNTSPALPWPTPELSGNGGREAGKYCCLCGAWFNNPLMAQQHYEGKKHRRNAARARLLEQLAGSLDATESTGLRSSYSCSVCSVVLNSIEQYHAHLQGSKHQNNLKQHQQ